Below is a genomic region from Pyrococcus kukulkanii.
GGTTTAAGCCGAGCGAAAAGCACATAGAGAGGATGGTTGAGGAAGTTGACCTCTACCACAGGGCCGTAACGAGGTTGCAGTACCATCCCTCTCCGGAGGAAGTCAGGCTGGCGATGAAGAACATTCCCATAGAAATTACCGGTGAAGCTACCGATGACGTTGAGGTTTCTCATAGGGATGTTCCTGGGGTTGAGACGAACCAGCTGAGGGGTGGAGCTATTCTCGTTCTGGCTGAGGGTGTTCTCCAGAAGGCCAAGAAGCTCGTTAAGTACATAGATAAGATGGGCATTGAAGGGTGGGACTGGCTCAAAGAGTTTGTTGAGGCTAAGGAGAAAGGTGAATCAAAAGAGGAGGAAAAGGAGGAGAAGGCCCAGGAAACTGCCGTTGAGGAAGTTAAAGTTAAGGTTGAGAAGGGCTTCTACTATGAGCTCTACGAGAGGTTCAGGGCGGAGATAGCCCCGAGCGATAAATATGCTAAGGAGATTATAGGTGGTAGGCCACTATTCTCGCAGCCCTCGGCAAATGGTGGCTTCAGGCTACGCTATGGGAGGAGCAGGGTTAGTGGTTTCGCCACTTGGAGCATAAATCCAGCAACGATGATTCTCGTTGATGAGTTCCTCGCTATAGGAACGCAGATGAAAACCGAAAGGCCGGGGAAGGGAGCGGTTGTAACTCCGGCAACTACGGCTGAAGGGCCAATAGTGAAGCTGAAGGACGGTAGTGTCCTCAGGGTAGATGATTATCAGCTGGCCCTCAAGATTAGGGATCAGGTCGAGGAGATTCTTTACTTGGGCGATGCAATAATAGCCTTTGGAGACTTCGTCGAGAACAACCAAACCCTACTACCAGCAAACTACGTTGAGGAGTGGTGGATCCAGGAGTTCGTTAAGGCAGTTAATGAGGCTTATGAGGTTGAACTAAAACCATTTGAAGAGAATCCAAGGGATGCCGTTGAGGAAGCAGCCGAATACTTGGAGGTTGATCCAGACTTCCTTGCAAAGATGTTGTACGATCCCCTAAGGGTTAAGCCGCCTGTCGAGCTTGCCATTCACTTCTCCGAGATACTTGAGATACCCCTCCATCCATACTATACCCTCTACTGGAACACTTTAAAGCCACATGAAGTTGAGGAGCTCTGGAAAGTTCTCAAAGAGAATTCCAAAATCGAGTGGGACAGCTTTAGGGGGATAAAGTTTGCGAGAAGGGTTGAGGTACCACTAGAAGCCCTAGGTAATGCAAAGAGGTACCTTGAGCTCTTAGGCCTCCCCCACATCGTTAAGGAGGGCAAGGTAATAGTGGAGTATCCCTGGGCTGCAGCCCTGCTAACTCCTTTAGGTAATTTGGAGTGGGAGTTCAAGGCTAAGCCTCTCTTCACGGTAATTGATATAATAAATGAGAACAACCAGATTAAGCTTAGGGACAGGGGAATAAGTTGGATTGGGGCAAGAATGGGGAGGCCCGAAAAGGCTAAGGAGAGAAAGATGAAACCTCCGGTTCAGATCTTATTCCCGATTGGCCTAGCCGGGGGTTCTTCAAGAGACATAAAGAAGGCCGCTGAAGAGGGTAAAATTGCTGAGGTTGAAATAGCGTTCTTTAAGTGTCCTAAGTGTGGCCATACTGGCCCTGAACACCTCTGTCCAAACTGCGGAACTAGGAAAGAGTTGGTATGGGTCTGCCCCAAGTGCAACGCTGAATATCCAGAGAGCCAGGCCCAGGGCTATGACTACACGTGTCCAAAGTGCAACATTAAGCTTAGGCCTTTCACAAAGAGAAAGATTAAGCCCTCCGAACTGTTAACAAGGGCCATGGAGAACGTGAAAGTTTACGGAATTGACAAGCTGAAAGGTGTCATGGGAATGACATCAGGCTGGAAGATGGCAGAGCCGCTCGAGAAAGGTTTGTTGAGAGCTAAGAATGATGTCTACGTGTTCAAGGATGGGACGATAAGGTTCGATGCTACTGATGCCCCAATAACTCACTTTAGGCCCAGGGAAATAGGGGTCAGCGTTGAGAAGCTTAGGGAGCTCGGTTACACCCACGACTTTGAAGGAAAGCCGTTGGTTAGCGAAGACCAAATAGTCGAGCTCAAGCCCCAGGATGTAATACTGTCCAAGGAGGCCGGCAAGTACCTGCTGAAGGTTGCTAGGTTCGTTGATGACCTACTTGAGAAGTTCTATGGATTGCCCAGGTTCTACAATGCGGAGAAAATGGAGGACTTAATTGGCCACCTCGTTATAGGTCTGGCCCCTCACACCTCCGCGGGAATTGTGGGTAGGATAATAGGCTTCGTCGATGCTCTAGTTGGCTACGCTCATCCCTACTTCCACGCCGCAAAGAGGAGAAACTGCTTCCCTGGGAACACAACGATACTTGTGCAGATAAACGGAAAGCCAGCGAGGATAACCTTGAAGGAGTTGTACGAGCTCTTCGATGGGGAGAGTTATGAGAACATGGTTTACGTTAAGAGGAAACCTAAGGCCGACATCAAGGTTTATTCCCTCGATCCCGAAACTGGAAAAGTTGTTCTGACGGACATTGAGGACGTTATAAAGGCTCCAGCGACGGATCACTTGATAAGGTTTGAGCTGGAACTCGGGAGGAGCTTTGAAACTACTCCCGATCACCCCGTTTTGGTGTATGAGAATGGAAAGTTCGTGAAGAAGAGGGCGTTTGAGGTTAGGGAGGGCGATTTGATACCCGTTTTTGAAACAGGATTGTCAAACGTTCAAATCGGAGATGTCAGCCTCCTTAAGGTGTCTAAGGTTCAATATGTGGAGCCACCTGAGGATTTCGTGTACTCGCTAAGTGCATCAAAATATCATACTATAGTAATTAGTAATAACATTACCACTGCAAATTGTGATGGCGACGAGGATGCTGTTATGCTACTCCTAGATGCCCTCCTCAACTTCTCCCGCTACTACCTCCCAGAGAAGAGAGGAGGAAAGATGGATGCTCCACTTGTAATTACTACTCGTCTAGACCCCAGGGAAGTTGACAGCGAAGTACACAATATGGATATAGTCCGCTACTATCCCATCGAATTCTATGAGGCAACTTACGAGCTTAAATCGCCAAAAGAGCTAGTTGGTGTTATAGAAAGAGTTGAAGATAGACTGGGAAAGCCTGAAATGTACTACGGGATAAAGTTTACCCACGACACGGATGACATAGCTTTAGGCCCCAAGCTCAGCCTGTACAAACAGTTGGGAGACATGGAGGAGAAAGTTAGGAGGCAGTTGGAGGTTGCTAAGAGAATAAGAGCGGTAGATGAACACTATGTAGCTGAAACGATCCTCAACTCTCACTTAATTCCAGATTTGAGAGGTAACTTGAGGAGCTTCACGAGGCAGGAGTTTAGGTGTGTTAAGTGCAACACGAAGTTTAGAAGGCCCCCTATGGATGGCAAGTGTCCCGTATGTGGGGGGAAGATAGTTCTAACTGTCAGCAAAGGTGCAATAGAGAAGTACCTTGGAACGGCTAAGATGCTCGTTACCGAATATAACGTTAAGGACTATACAAGACAGAGGATATGCCTCACTGAGAGAGACATAGATTCTCTCTTTGAGTACCTATTCCCTGAGACACAGCTCACACTCCTGGTGAATCCAAACGATATTTGCCAGAAAATGGTTAAGGCAAGGACTGGTCACGTTAAATCTGGTGGGCTCTTGGAGAACTTCAAATCAAACGGGGAGAAGAAAGAAACTAAGAGGCAGGAGAAAAAAGCAAAAGAAAAGCCTAAGAAGAAGAAAGTGATAAGCTTAGAAGACTTCTTCTCCAAGAAATAACCACAACTTTTAAGTTATCTCTCGAGAATAAATTCCCTGGAGGCTTGGCCAATGAAGATAGTCTGGTACGGTCATGCATGCTTTCTTGTGAAGACGAAAGGTGTGAGCATTCTGATAGATCCTTACCCTGATGTAGATGAGGACAAAATGGAAAAAGTTGATTACATCCTTATAACTCACGAGCACATGGATCACTATGGCAAAACTCCCCTAATAGCGAGGCTGAATGACGCTGAGGTAATAGGACCGAAAACCGTTTACCTCATGGCAATAAGCGATGGCCTCACGAAGGTCAGGGAAGTTAAGGCGGGCCAGACATTTGACGTTGGAGGGGTTGAAGTTGAAGCATTTTACACTGAGCACCCAACGAGCCAGTACCCCTTGGGCTACCTCATAAAAGGCGAAAAGAGCGTTGCGCACCTTGGGGATACGTACTACAGTCCCACGTTCAAGGGGCTTAGGGGAAGGGTTGACATATTATTGGTTCCAATAGGAGGGAGATCTACTGCGAGCGAGAGGGAGGCCGTGGATATAATCGACATAATAAGGCCAAGGATCGTCGTTCCAATGCACTACGGAACTTACGGCCCAGGAAACGTTGAAGGCTTTAAGCAGGAATTGGTTAAGAGGCGCGTTTGGGTTCTCGTAAAGGATCTCAAGCCCTATGAGGGCTTTGAGGTATGAGGTCTCAGAAATGCTGACTACCGGCGTTAGGGCCCTAGATGAGTTACTCGGGGGAGGCGTAGCTAGGGGGGTTATCCTGCAGGTCTACGGTGCTTTTGCCACTGGAAAAACAACTTTTGCAATGCAGGTTGGCCTTTTAAATGAGGGAAAGGTTGCCTACGTTGACACCGAAGGGGGCTTCTCTCCCGAGAGATTGAAGCAGATGGCCGAGAGCAGAGGGTTAGATCCACAGAGGGCTTTAGAGAAGTTCATACTCTTTGAACCCCTGGATTTTAAAGAGCAGAGGCAGGTGATATCTAAGCTCAAGACGGTCGTTAACGAGAAATTCTCCCTAGTTGTTGTGGATTCAATTACCGCTCACTACAGATCGGAGGGCAGTAAAGATCACGGTGAGCTAGCCAAGCAACTTCAGGTTCTCCAATGGCTTGCTAGAAGGAAGAACGTTGCTGTAATAGTCGTAAATCAAGTGTACTATGACTCGAACTCCAACACCCTGAGACCGATAGCCGAGCACACCTTGGGCTACAAAACAAAGGACATAGTAAGGTTCGAGAGGCTGAGGGTTGGAGTAAGGGTTGCCGTTCTTGAGAGGCACAGGTTTAAGCCCGAGGGAACTATGGTCTACTTCAAGATTACCGATAAAGGGATAGAGGATGTTAGCGAATGATATCTCTAAGGTCAAAAGCTAGTATTCCCTCTTCCCTCAGCTCTTCCTTGTCCTCAATACTTCTTGCTATTACTCCGAACGTATAGGTGCCTTTAAGTGGGAGTAGCTCTGCTTTTCTCTCCAGCTCCCTTAGAATCCTCCTTACATCTTTTAGTTTTAGATCCCTCCACTTTACTTCAAATAACGCAACGTTATGTCTGTTGTACGCTACGACATCCACTTCCTCTCCCTTGTGCCACCATCGGCCAACGCGTTCTAGTTTAAAGCTAAGATCAAGTTTTTTCACAAATTCCTGGGCTATCCTCTCGTAGGTTTTTCCCACAAAGGGTTGAAATTCCCTCTTAAATTTCTCAAAGACTTTCTCAGGATTTTCCTCCAACATCGTGTAGTTGTGATAGATGAACCTAAACCAGAAGTTGAAGAACTCATCCTTTATCTTGTATGCGACTTTCCTCGTCTTCAGCGGATTTTCGGTGACGGGAACTTCTCTCGTCAGGTATTCGTTGTTGTTAGTCAGCTCGCTTAGGTACTTTCCTACGGTTAGAATTTTCATTCCAGTTTTGTCACTTATCTCCTTAGGCGTGACATAGCCAAGGCTTACGGCCTCAAGAATTGAAAAATATGCTCTATAAAATCTCCCAAACTCTAATTTGAGGACGTTCAGGCCTTCTTCTCTGAGCGGGGCAAATTCATCGAAAAATAGGGCTTTCAACGTGTTAAATACATCTCCCCTATGATAACGCGGAAGGTAGAGGAGATATTTTGGCATTCCACCCAGTGCTGAATACAATTCAACGAAGTCTTCCGGACTTATCTTGATCAGTGACCGCACAAAGGTCCAAGAATTCCAAAAATCGAAGGGCTTAAGCTTTATCCATTCATCTACCCTGCCAAAGAGTGGCTCTTTTCTGTCCATAAAGATGTGCTTAATCATGCCAACGTATGAACCAACCGCTATTAACATCAAATTTGAGCTTTCCTTCTTTTCATCCCAGAGTTTTTGAAGTGAGGAGAATAGAGAATGTTTTACTGTCCTTAAGTTTTGAAACTCATCAAAAACAACTACTAGCTTTTTCTCTTGTGAAAATTCAAGTAGGAAATTTATCATCTCCTCTAGCGACGTGAACTTCAGTTTTATGTACCGCGGGATGTGGGGGGAAAGCTTGTTCTCAATTTCTTGGAGGTATTCATCGAGAAGTAGGGTTTCATCTTTCTCACTAACGAAGAAATATAGGCCAAGCTTGTCTTTTAAGAATTCTTTAACGAGGGCAGTTTTTCCTACCCTTCTCCTTCCGTAGATTACCACAAAGCTTGAGCCCGGGAAAGAATAGATTTCGTTGAGCTTTTCGAGCTCGCGCTCCCTATCGTGAAACATATTACTCATCGAGTATATTACCAAATTAGTAATATTTAAACTTTGCCAAACTCAAGCATTTAACACGGTGGGACGCAAACAAAAATAATATAAGAAAAGTCAGATCCTGTCGAAGACTTCCTGGGTTATCTTTAGAACGGCCTTGTATAGTCTTTCGCTTATTATCCCATCGTCGTAGTGCTCCTTGAGCTTGTCTTTGTCGATTATCTCCTTCTTTCCATCGGGCCACCTGACGATGTCAACTTCAAGATCAATGTACCTTGCTTTGTCCGGATAAATCTCAACTGGAGTGTTTATGTTATAGAATTCTCCCTTTAAATTGCCCTCCTTATCATAGTACCTGTGCACGAACCACCACTTTCCGGCCTCTATCTCAGTTATCGCATAGTCCCCATGCTCTATCGGTATCTCAAGTCCATCGTAGAACTTCCCGGGCCTGAGGAACCTCTTCATCTTCACCTTAAGCGGGTTCGTTGAAACCTCTATTATCTCTCCTGGGCCTATCTTTATCACCTGGCCATCTGGCTTAACGTGATTCAGCGTGAAGAGCCAGCCAACTTTTGGCCCTTTATTCGTGACAACGGCCTCTATGAAGCCTTCACTAACCTTCTGCCTTTGGGAAGGCATCTTCGCAAGTATCCCCTCGGCAACTTCAACAGCTAAGGTGAACTCAGGATCGTAAGACTTGAATTGGTGGTGCCCTTCGATGGTTGGAACTACTTTGTGCCTTATCTCGTCAAGCTTCTTCTTCGTTCCTCCCCCGAACTCCACATCGTAAATCTCCCTTCCCTCAATGATCTCGGCTGGCGCTGAGTACTTGTCTGCTTCCTTAAGCCTATCGGCTATCTTTGACAGCCTTACGAGCTCATCTCTCAAAGTGTTCCAGTCCTTGTAGGCTGCCGCCGTTCTCCAGAGAACTCCCCACTCACCGAGATCAACGCTTAGGCCGAGTATCCTGAGCCTCTCCCTCTCTTCTGGATCCTTTATCTTTCTTGAAATCTTTACGTGTCTCTGAACTCCTATGGGCTTTGGAATTAACACCGCGTAGTCCCCAGGAATCGTTATGAGAACGCTGAGGTGGGGAAGAACGTTGTGCTTCTTAACCTGGACCACGACTTCATCTCCTTCCGTAGCATCTGGGAGTTCTTCTATTAAAACTGTTCCAATGGCGTTTCCTATGTCGACGTAAACGTACCTATCGTCCCTCTTTACAACTATTCCCTTGTATATCCCGTAGAGCTTGTAGGGGAGCTTCCTGAAGAATACGTCAATGAACTCCTCCTCTAAAACCTTCTTAACTTCCTCAACCTTCGTTCCCACGATTGTAATTCCGTGGTTCCTGTCGTATATGTCCACGTCAAAGTCCTCATAGCTCTTTTCGATGCCGAGCCTTTCGGCAATAACATCGCTCGGCTGGACTATCTTAAACCCCCTGTCGAGGAACAGCTTCGTTAGGGCCGTGCTATAAATCCCCCTAATCCTCACCGCTATCTCTGACTCTGTAGACACTTTCACCACCTCTTTCCATCCTCTCCGTTATCCCAATGAGCGTTAATGCCTCCAGTATATCTCGAATTTCATCTCTCGGAATTCCAGTCTCTCGCTCTAGATGCCTCACTTCAACCCACTTAAGCCCCTGAGCGTTCAGCGTTCTCAGCAAGAATTCTACCTTAAATATGTCTGAGGGCCTATCATAGAGAAGCCTTAAGAACTTTATCAGGAGGGTGAAATCCTTAACGATTTTCTCTGCCCTTGAGATTCTCTCCATAAAGTGGGAAGGGACGCCGCCTTTATCCATTATCTCCATGAATTCTGCATAGGTAATCATGGAGTTGAGGTTTTCAGTCAGTATGTAATCGTAGTTCCTGTTAAACTGGATAATTTTTCTGATTGAAAACTCTAGCCTGTCCCTTTCATTGAAAGTTGCCAACGCATCCTCTATTAGCCCTTTCATCTGCACAATGAGCCTTAAGGACTCTTGAACGTACCTTTCAAACTCTCTCCCCAGCTTAAAGGCCTCGTCACCAATCTCCGACAAAATCTGTATTTCTTTGTTTAGAATTTGGTAGCATTCGCTCAGCGCCTGAAAGTCCCTCAACAGCGGTAATTTTTCCTCAAAGTCCCTGTGAAGTGTTCTGAGATTTTTTAACTTTTCGATCAAAATGACCCCCTGTTTATATTTCGGCGGTTAACTATATCAATTTTCTTCCCAAAAATGATATTACCTTCCACCGCCAAAATAATAAGTGCAATGATAGGGGTTGTGTCTGGGATAATAGTTACACTGCTGTCTCTAGCGATAGTGATGTATGTGTTTCCGCTCGAGAGGGGTCTAGTTGGGGAAATCAAAAGATTCATCAGAATAGTTATAGTTTCCCTTCTTCTGTTGGCCCTTTCAGGGGTCTTCATAGTCCTTGAGGCAACGTATCACGGCAATTACTGGATGCCCGCGGCCGTGCTTATAATGACATCTTACCTTCTCCTAGTAAGTGAGGCTGTGAAGTACATAATAGTATTCTCGGGCAAGGAGAGAAGGGGAACTGGAGGGGCTTATATAATCAGAAAGGACGAGGACGTCGAATTCCTCGTCCACACGCTCTCAGACTCTGGAATACCTGTACTGCTGATAACTAGGAAGAGGCCCGACTCCACAAGAAGGGGAGTTCAGGTTATCTGGGTGAGCAGGGTTGGGGATGGCGTCAGCCCTACGGATCTCCACAGGTTGCTCAATGAAGCCATAAAGTTCCTATCTGGGGTTAAGGGTAAGGGAGTCGTGGTCGTTGACTGCGTTGAATTTTTATTGCTGTACAACGAGTTCAAGGCCGTGGCAAAATTCCTGTTCACGCTTAAGGATCACGTCCTAATGAGCGGTGGCTTCCTCATAATTGGAACCAGCCCTGAGGTGATAGGGGAAAGGGAATTTAACGTGCTGAGGGAGGAGTTCCCTGAAGCTTCGGTGGAAAAGGTGCTCTCAAGGCTACTTCCCCAGGGCCTCTTCGGAATTGTGGGGGTGCAAAACGTTGGTGGCGGTGAGGGTGGAGAAGAGAAGAGCCAAGGAAGTTCTCGAGATTCTAAAGGAGAAGGATCTGCTCGATGGCAAGAGAAAACCGATTAGAGATGGTAACTATGTTTTCTTTCCAGTGACAAATGGCGAATTGGCGAAATCCCTGGGGTTGGAGGTTGTTGATATAAGCCTACCTATGAGGCCGGAGAGGCAGATATACAAGAATCTTGCGGATCTGCTCCCTAAAGATATTGTGGAGAGGCTAGGAAGACTTGACGTGATTGGGGATATAGCCGTGATAACAATTCCTGAAGAGCTCATGGACAAGGTTGAGATAGTAGCCCAGGCAATAAGAAAGCTTTGCCCCCAGGTGAAAGTTATTGCGAGGAGGGGTTTTCACGAAGGAAAATACAGGGTTAGAAAGCTTGAAGTCATTTGGGGTGAAGACAGGCTTGAAACGATTCATAAGGAAAATGGGGTTCTGATTAAGATCGATCTCGCTAGCGTGTTCTTTAATCCTAGGATGAAAGGTGAGAGGTACAGAATAGCCCAACTTGTGAGGGATGGGGAGAAGATATTGTTGCCTTTTGCAGGGGTTCTTCCATATGCTTTAGTTATAGCCAGAATGAGGGAGGTTAAAATCACGGCCGTAGAGCTCAATCCTCGGGCCGTTGAGCTAGCTTATGAAAACATCGAGCTCAACAAGAGGTGGCTTAAAGGTAAAATTGAGGTAATACATGGAGACGTGTTCAAGGTTCTCCAGGAACTCCCAGAGTTTGATAGGGTTATAAGCCCCACGCCAAAAGGTGTAGATGCCCTATCCTTGACCCTATCTAAAGCTAAGAAGTACCTCCACTACTACGACTTTATTCACGAAGATGAGATTGAGGCCTTCAGGAATAGAATAATTGAGGAGTGCAGAAGGCAGGGAAAAGAGTGCTCGGTTAAGGTAAAGAAGATAACAGATTATAAGCCGCACGTCTACAAGGTGTGTGCCGACGTTGAGATTAAACAAAACCGTTAACGCAAACGCTTATTTTTATCATTTTGCATGTCATCTTGGAGGTTGCAATGCTGATAGACAGGTTCGGAAGGCCCGTGACAAATCTAAGGATTTCACTAACAAAGGAGTGCAACCTAAACTGCTTCTACTGCCACAGGGAGGGACAGCTTGACGGAGAGCGAAGGATGACTCCTGAGGAGATAGAGAGAATAGTGAGGATAGCCTCCCGCTTAGGAATTAGGA
It encodes:
- a CDS encoding DNA-directed DNA polymerase II large subunit encodes the protein MELPQEMKEYFEMLQREIDKAYEIAKKARAQGKDPSTDVEIPQATDMAGRVESLVGPPGVAERIRELVKEYGKEIAALKIVDEIIEGKFGDFGSKEKYAEQAVRTALAILTEGIVSAPIEGIADVKIKRNTWADNSEYLALYYAGPIRSSGGTAQALSVLVGDYVRRKLGLDRFKPSEKHIERMVEEVDLYHRAVTRLQYHPSPEEVRLAMKNIPIEITGEATDDVEVSHRDVPGVETNQLRGGAILVLAEGVLQKAKKLVKYIDKMGIEGWDWLKEFVEAKEKGESKEEEKEEKAQETAVEEVKVKVEKGFYYELYERFRAEIAPSDKYAKEIIGGRPLFSQPSANGGFRLRYGRSRVSGFATWSINPATMILVDEFLAIGTQMKTERPGKGAVVTPATTAEGPIVKLKDGSVLRVDDYQLALKIRDQVEEILYLGDAIIAFGDFVENNQTLLPANYVEEWWIQEFVKAVNEAYEVELKPFEENPRDAVEEAAEYLEVDPDFLAKMLYDPLRVKPPVELAIHFSEILEIPLHPYYTLYWNTLKPHEVEELWKVLKENSKIEWDSFRGIKFARRVEVPLEALGNAKRYLELLGLPHIVKEGKVIVEYPWAAALLTPLGNLEWEFKAKPLFTVIDIINENNQIKLRDRGISWIGARMGRPEKAKERKMKPPVQILFPIGLAGGSSRDIKKAAEEGKIAEVEIAFFKCPKCGHTGPEHLCPNCGTRKELVWVCPKCNAEYPESQAQGYDYTCPKCNIKLRPFTKRKIKPSELLTRAMENVKVYGIDKLKGVMGMTSGWKMAEPLEKGLLRAKNDVYVFKDGTIRFDATDAPITHFRPREIGVSVEKLRELGYTHDFEGKPLVSEDQIVELKPQDVILSKEAGKYLLKVARFVDDLLEKFYGLPRFYNAEKMEDLIGHLVIGLAPHTSAGIVGRIIGFVDALVGYAHPYFHAAKRRNCFPGNTTILVQINGKPARITLKELYELFDGESYENMVYVKRKPKADIKVYSLDPETGKVVLTDIEDVIKAPATDHLIRFELELGRSFETTPDHPVLVYENGKFVKKRAFEVREGDLIPVFETGLSNVQIGDVSLLKVSKVQYVEPPEDFVYSLSASKYHTIVISNNITTANCDGDEDAVMLLLDALLNFSRYYLPEKRGGKMDAPLVITTRLDPREVDSEVHNMDIVRYYPIEFYEATYELKSPKELVGVIERVEDRLGKPEMYYGIKFTHDTDDIALGPKLSLYKQLGDMEEKVRRQLEVAKRIRAVDEHYVAETILNSHLIPDLRGNLRSFTRQEFRCVKCNTKFRRPPMDGKCPVCGGKIVLTVSKGAIEKYLGTAKMLVTEYNVKDYTRQRICLTERDIDSLFEYLFPETQLTLLVNPNDICQKMVKARTGHVKSGGLLENFKSNGEKKETKRQEKKAKEKPKKKKVISLEDFFSKK
- a CDS encoding MBL fold metallo-hydrolase — protein: MKIVWYGHACFLVKTKGVSILIDPYPDVDEDKMEKVDYILITHEHMDHYGKTPLIARLNDAEVIGPKTVYLMAISDGLTKVREVKAGQTFDVGGVEVEAFYTEHPTSQYPLGYLIKGEKSVAHLGDTYYSPTFKGLRGRVDILLVPIGGRSTASEREAVDIIDIIRPRIVVPMHYGTYGPGNVEGFKQELVKRRVWVLVKDLKPYEGFEV
- a CDS encoding ATP-binding protein, which gives rise to MSNMFHDRERELEKLNEIYSFPGSSFVVIYGRRRVGKTALVKEFLKDKLGLYFFVSEKDETLLLDEYLQEIENKLSPHIPRYIKLKFTSLEEMINFLLEFSQEKKLVVVFDEFQNLRTVKHSLFSSLQKLWDEKKESSNLMLIAVGSYVGMIKHIFMDRKEPLFGRVDEWIKLKPFDFWNSWTFVRSLIKISPEDFVELYSALGGMPKYLLYLPRYHRGDVFNTLKALFFDEFAPLREEGLNVLKLEFGRFYRAYFSILEAVSLGYVTPKEISDKTGMKILTVGKYLSELTNNNEYLTREVPVTENPLKTRKVAYKIKDEFFNFWFRFIYHNYTMLEENPEKVFEKFKREFQPFVGKTYERIAQEFVKKLDLSFKLERVGRWWHKGEEVDVVAYNRHNVALFEVKWRDLKLKDVRRILRELERKAELLPLKGTYTFGVIARSIEDKEELREEGILAFDLRDIIR
- the taw22 gene encoding tRNA (guanine(37)-N1)/4-demethylwyosine(37)-methyltransferase Taw22, encoding MVAVRVEKRRAKEVLEILKEKDLLDGKRKPIRDGNYVFFPVTNGELAKSLGLEVVDISLPMRPERQIYKNLADLLPKDIVERLGRLDVIGDIAVITIPEELMDKVEIVAQAIRKLCPQVKVIARRGFHEGKYRVRKLEVIWGEDRLETIHKENGVLIKIDLASVFFNPRMKGERYRIAQLVRDGEKILLPFAGVLPYALVIARMREVKITAVELNPRAVELAYENIELNKRWLKGKIEVIHGDVFKVLQELPEFDRVISPTPKGVDALSLTLSKAKKYLHYYDFIHEDEIEAFRNRIIEECRRQGKECSVKVKKITDYKPHVYKVCADVEIKQNR
- a CDS encoding DUF402 domain-containing protein, with protein sequence MSTESEIAVRIRGIYSTALTKLFLDRGFKIVQPSDVIAERLGIEKSYEDFDVDIYDRNHGITIVGTKVEEVKKVLEEEFIDVFFRKLPYKLYGIYKGIVVKRDDRYVYVDIGNAIGTVLIEELPDATEGDEVVVQVKKHNVLPHLSVLITIPGDYAVLIPKPIGVQRHVKISRKIKDPEERERLRILGLSVDLGEWGVLWRTAAAYKDWNTLRDELVRLSKIADRLKEADKYSAPAEIIEGREIYDVEFGGGTKKKLDEIRHKVVPTIEGHHQFKSYDPEFTLAVEVAEGILAKMPSQRQKVSEGFIEAVVTNKGPKVGWLFTLNHVKPDGQVIKIGPGEIIEVSTNPLKVKMKRFLRPGKFYDGLEIPIEHGDYAITEIEAGKWWFVHRYYDKEGNLKGEFYNINTPVEIYPDKARYIDLEVDIVRWPDGKKEIIDKDKLKEHYDDGIISERLYKAVLKITQEVFDRI
- the radB gene encoding DNA repair and recombination protein RadB, with protein sequence MLTTGVRALDELLGGGVARGVILQVYGAFATGKTTFAMQVGLLNEGKVAYVDTEGGFSPERLKQMAESRGLDPQRALEKFILFEPLDFKEQRQVISKLKTVVNEKFSLVVVDSITAHYRSEGSKDHGELAKQLQVLQWLARRKNVAVIVVNQVYYDSNSNTLRPIAEHTLGYKTKDIVRFERLRVGVRVAVLERHRFKPEGTMVYFKITDKGIEDVSE
- a CDS encoding DUF835 domain-containing protein; the encoded protein is MIGVVSGIIVTLLSLAIVMYVFPLERGLVGEIKRFIRIVIVSLLLLALSGVFIVLEATYHGNYWMPAAVLIMTSYLLLVSEAVKYIIVFSGKERRGTGGAYIIRKDEDVEFLVHTLSDSGIPVLLITRKRPDSTRRGVQVIWVSRVGDGVSPTDLHRLLNEAIKFLSGVKGKGVVVVDCVEFLLLYNEFKAVAKFLFTLKDHVLMSGGFLIIGTSPEVIGEREFNVLREEFPEASVEKVLSRLLPQGLFGIVGVQNVGGGEGGEEKSQGSSRDSKGEGSARWQEKTD